The DNA segment GGTTTGGGAAATAATTTATCTAAATAATTTTTGAGCAACTACAGTCCTGATATCCTGAAGATACCAGGATTGTAAAAATCATAAATTGAGTGTTCTATCCATAGCATAGCCTGATAAAATTAGTGCGTCAAAGTAACTGCATATACTAAAAAAAACTATGACTAACAATACTGTATTGTACCCTTCAGACTATTTAATGTGATTTGGAATGGGTGGTTTATTTACGCCGTTCTGTACTAGCAATTTAGCTGTTTTTTTTGTCTGTATTAGAGATGCTTTAATCAGCTGGCTGCCAAATTTCGTGAACTGCTTAACTAAAGCCTCTCCAGCATTGTCTGGAGAACCAGCATTAAAAGGTGGTGCGGGGTTATATTCCAGCAACAATTGAATTAGCTTGGCTGTTTCCTCACCACACAAATGAGCCGCAACCACTAAGCCAAAATCAATACCAGCAGTTACACCACCACCTGTAATGCGGTTGCGGTCAACTACCACTCTGTCAGTATCAACTTCAACTCCTAACATGGCTAATTGATCACGAAACGCCCAGTGACAAGCAGCGCGGTAGCCTTGCAGTAATCCAGCCGCAGCCAAAATTAATGACCCAGTACAAACAGAGGTAATATATTTTGCTGTTTTGCTTTGTTTCTGGAGAAACTCCAAGACTTCTGTATCCTGCATCATTTCCACCTGTCCTACAGCACCCCCAGGAACGCATAAAACATCAAGTGATGGACATTGCTCAAAAGTGGTTGTAGGCAATATTGTCATTTTCTCGTTGCTTGTGACTGGCTGCAAACTCTTCCACAATAAATGAACATAAGTATTAGGCATCATAGCAAATACCTGATGCGGCCCAGTCATATCGAGTTGCGTCATACCAGGGTAAATAAGTAGACCAATGTGATATGCGGCTGAATTTGTCATATTTAAATGCTCGGAATAATTATGATTTATGATAAAAGTGATACCAAAACTAATCTAGTCCTCTTTCGGGTACACTTTGATATCAATGGCTAATTCTCTTCACCCACTATTTCAAGCCTTAGCCTCTGCCCCCAATCAGCGCCAACTCAGACTACGTTTTATGGATGGGGTTGGTGAGCATTTCCACATCCAACGTTGGGGAATTTATCTATTTAATCAGCAGTTAAGCTGTACTTCCATAGATATTCACGGTGTACCCAATGCTGATACTTTTGTTGAACTCTATCAAAATGTGGGTCGGGCAGTTGATCCAGTATTACGCTATGTGACTGAGCATCATGCCCCTGCACATGAAGAAATGGTGCTACCTCCAGGGGGTTGGAAACAATGTGAACTATATCAGAATTGCTGTGTTTATTATGACCACGAACACATCATGACTGGGCCAATAGTCGGTAGAGGTAATCTTAGAGGTGCGGTTTATTTTGCCCGTGTTAGTGAAACACCAGCATTTAATTATCATGATGTTACCAATTTAAGCGCTGTCTGTACTCATTTGTCAGCTTGTTTGGCTGGGT comes from the Nodularia sp. NIES-3585 genome and includes:
- a CDS encoding DJ-1/PfpI family protein; translation: MTNSAAYHIGLLIYPGMTQLDMTGPHQVFAMMPNTYVHLLWKSLQPVTSNEKMTILPTTTFEQCPSLDVLCVPGGAVGQVEMMQDTEVLEFLQKQSKTAKYITSVCTGSLILAAAGLLQGYRAACHWAFRDQLAMLGVEVDTDRVVVDRNRITGGGVTAGIDFGLVVAAHLCGEETAKLIQLLLEYNPAPPFNAGSPDNAGEALVKQFTKFGSQLIKASLIQTKKTAKLLVQNGVNKPPIPNHIK
- a CDS encoding LuxR C-terminal-related transcriptional regulator; translation: MANSLHPLFQALASAPNQRQLRLRFMDGVGEHFHIQRWGIYLFNQQLSCTSIDIHGVPNADTFVELYQNVGRAVDPVLRYVTEHHAPAHEEMVLPPGGWKQCELYQNCCVYYDHEHIMTGPIVGRGNLRGAVYFARVSETPAFNYHDVTNLSAVCTHLSACLAGLEKQQPSFLVSSPLTVREMQIAELVAKGLTNAEIGVNLWIQENSVKQALKRMFRKLEVANRAEMVAKLRDILS